One window from the genome of Acuticoccus sp. I52.16.1 encodes:
- a CDS encoding dihydrodipicolinate synthase family protein, whose amino-acid sequence MAHRKPTGSFVALVTPMNLDGSIDYEGFRTLLDWHHENGTSAVLIMGSTGEVSMLSPQERRDIVSRTVKMRPGGMQMYYGTTGANTEQTVANVQYAAAEGADGAIFAAPAYICADNGDIREYAREVLDSADLAMGFYNNPPRVKTDLHWSDILAIADHPNMVVLKESTTRVGQVAQVCAAKPDMSIMCCCSPNLGLVIPTMALGGHGTANMTGNLIPREMVTISTPWTSGEDAFACREAWLTYLPILHFAYSAINPVAVKTLMRALGLPSGPLRKPLRPLAPEALAKGLDSIKALGLDRAYGFDLSPAVAAE is encoded by the coding sequence ATGGCGCACCGCAAGCCGACCGGGTCGTTCGTCGCCCTCGTCACGCCCATGAACCTCGATGGCTCCATCGACTACGAGGGCTTCCGCACCCTGCTCGACTGGCATCATGAGAACGGGACGTCCGCCGTCCTCATCATGGGCTCGACCGGCGAGGTGTCCATGCTGTCGCCCCAGGAGCGGCGCGACATCGTCTCCCGCACCGTGAAGATGCGGCCGGGCGGCATGCAGATGTATTACGGCACCACCGGCGCCAACACCGAGCAGACGGTCGCCAACGTGCAATATGCCGCGGCCGAAGGGGCCGACGGGGCGATCTTCGCCGCCCCCGCCTACATCTGCGCCGACAACGGCGACATCCGCGAGTACGCCCGCGAGGTGCTGGACAGCGCCGACCTCGCGATGGGCTTCTACAACAACCCGCCGCGGGTGAAGACCGATCTGCACTGGAGCGACATCCTCGCCATCGCCGACCATCCCAACATGGTCGTCCTCAAGGAGAGCACGACCCGTGTGGGCCAGGTGGCGCAGGTTTGCGCGGCCAAGCCCGACATGTCGATCATGTGCTGCTGCTCGCCCAACCTCGGCCTCGTCATTCCGACGATGGCGCTGGGCGGCCACGGTACCGCCAACATGACCGGCAACCTCATCCCGCGCGAGATGGTGACCATCTCCACGCCCTGGACCTCGGGCGAGGACGCCTTCGCCTGCCGCGAGGCATGGCTGACCTATCTGCCGATCCTCCACTTCGCCTACTCGGCCATCAACCCGGTCGCGGTGAAGACGCTGATGCGCGCGCTGGGGCTGCCCTCCGGACCCCTGCGCAAGCCGCTGCGCCCCCTCGCTCCCGAGGCGCTCGCCAAG